Part of the Scomber japonicus isolate fScoJap1 chromosome 6, fScoJap1.pri, whole genome shotgun sequence genome, GTATATAGGAGCAGGCGTTGCCCTCATTTCTGCAGGTAATTACAGACACTTATTGGTACTGCGTTGTAAGTATCAGAGTTCAATCAGAGTTTTACTTAGCTTTTCTTTCTCAgtaaatattaggaacactttaAACGGGACAGTATTTGTTTCAGGGTTCCCACAGTCATGAAATTCCTGGAAAAGTtatgaaattttaaaaactCTTTTCCAGGCCTGGAAATGGTTAGGAAAAGTTATGAATTAGGGATAGCCTGCTCTGATATCAAAGATAACAGATATAAGACAGGCTGTATGAGGTGCATGAACATGGACCTCCCACTTTTACCATGTCAAAAATCACTGgattcatttaatattaatatacagatttctatatttagctttttaatataTTCTAATATGTGATCTGTTATGGAAaagttttgacatttcattggtaaaaatgtgtggGAACCTTGTTGTTTgttagttgtgtttgtgtgtcagttttATTGGAAAATGTGTCACATTGTCTGCTCTTCTCAGTGTTTCAGTGACCAGAAACTGTGTCAAAAAACAGCGTGGAAAAATGGACAGTGGAGTGACAGTAATTACCAAACCTACTGTGAATGTGCGCCTCACCAGCACCATCTCCTCCTTTGAGGTGCAGCGCAGGTTCAACAGAGGGATTACCATCGCAGATCTGAAGGTGAGCCTCAGTTTATTATACACTGCACCATCCAATATACATGTTACATAAATATGCACAAGCTGGCTTTACTGCTGGTTTTTCACTAACTTAACCTACACTTACATTTCTTTATGTAGCAAGAGACCAGCTTTAACAATTAGAGCTGagtaatatatcaatattttatcaATATCTTGACATGAGACTTGTATTTTGGATATCATAATATCATGGGATATCATTTTCTGATTATACCAGGCTGTTCtagctgttttattatttgcctttacctacttagtcattatatccacattaatGATGACTATTTATCAAAAATCactatgtaaatattttgtgaactCACCAGTACTCATCCTAATACGATATTGTGGCAATATCAGTATTGAGGCATTACTAACAATGgcttaaaatgtattaatactCATTGTAATAGCTGCTTTATTTCGTTTCTATACTGTGTATAGGGGAAACTGGAGATGGTTATGGGTGCATCTCCCTCCGTCATGGACCTGGAGTTGTTCGGCGTAAATGACAAGTTCCTGCAGAAGATGGATGACAATGAAGCTTTGCTGGGTTCATATCCTGTGGACGATGACTGCAGAATACATGTATGTACATAGCTGTGCGGTACGGCTtgtatcgatttatttcagtcgatacAGTTGAAATGTCTCCAGTCCAACGATACCAacaattgatcctttttgcacccagagctagaaaatattaCTGTTTGAAAGGACTTGCTGAAAGCCAATCAACACACACGTTCATCTATTTACTGCAACATGATTGGctcactgccacagcagctactacctgtctgtggtggtgaaatCTCTGTGAAATTGagtgcttagcagttcagcagccaagatgccacctaaacactctaaagtgtgactacactacacgcctgttaggtgggataaaagcaagtgcacaaaatgtatgatgggtatcgaatgtactcagttggtatcagtttCACGTTAAGGGTACTTTGATTGGTACTGATAGCGTAATtctttaaacgatacccagtcCTACTATGCAGTTTAGATTTGCTTCCAAGACTTTATGTGATTTTACATGTTTCTTAGTGAATTTGTCATTGATTTAAAGTTTGCTGGtaaaaaacatttgaagaaCATTTTACCCacaccacattttttttttcataaaacataactattttcttccttttttaaaaagaatctgTCTATCTCTTGTCCTGTATCAAATTTTTTACACAGGTTATTGATCGAAGTGGAGGCCAGATGGGGGAGTTTACTGATGTTTCCAAAGTGGAGAAATTTGAACTCTCAGATGATGcttatgaaaagaaaacaggtacagtgtgtgtttccaaTTAATATCTCATAACATTAACTCTCTAAGACACATTTCTTAATTTTTATGACCATATGGAGCTACTGCAGCTGTAAAGTTTAACATTAAGATAATCAGGTCTGAGTTCACACCATTTTGCAAAAGAAATTATTTGACCTTATTTGACGAAACAGCCTCTGTggcatttacagtctgttttagACCACACTTTGTTTAGTACTATCCAACTGTCTTTCCCTCAGATACAGCAAGGTCATTCATGAAGAAACATCGTGTCGGTCGCTTCAACGAAGAAGAAATGGCCAAGAAGAaagctgatgctgctgctcggGAGGAGGAACAGAAGGTTGCTGCTGATGCCATTTCGGTTGGCAACCGATGTCAAGTGCAGGTTGCTGGGCAGCCCACAAAGGTTGGCACAGTCATGTATGTTGGTAAGTGTGGCTAAAGCTTATCTGGTTTACTTTATTTGGTGTAAATCTTCTGCTACTGAGGATTTTCTCCCCAACAGAGCAGCCTTTTGTTCTTAATGGTGATGAAAACCCATTACACAGTAGGAATTTGGCCCTTTTTATCCATAGTCCCCTGAGTTTTAGGGGACAAGAAATAACTGCTGAACTGCCTGCTTCAATATATCTTGTGTATTGTTGTTAAATTTTTTCTCTTTTCGCAGACTTTAGTTGTTGTTAACATGAGGATCAAAGAACAGTGTATGAAAGGCCTAAAAAATCCTACATATTCCTTCAGATGTGGATATACATTGCCTCCATTTAACCCATAGTTaaccctgtttacacctggcattaacacGCATCCTGGGTGATCCGGTCATAAGTGGACATCAGAGATTCACATCTGTCTCTATTATGTGCGTCGAGCTGATCACTTGTGTCCAGATTACGTTGCTGCCTACGTTACTTCTGCTAGAAGGTCAGAGGGCCACACTCACAGTTATTACGTCAGTCAGACAAGCGCCACATTTGTTTTTAGTTCAGGCTAAAGAgcaaagaaaaatgtttcaatAACTAATACACATATACGGGTTATTCCAACTGTTCAGATTAGTCTACTCCAACAAGTTTATCTGTGCTCATCTCCATTCTTTCAGCTGTTCACCAAAACACCTGCACTGATGACGCATTTATCTGTTGTTTCCTTGCTGGGGAAACATGAGCGTTTACACTATAAAAGATATGTGGTCAGATGCATCCCAGACTACCTCAGCAGGTGGTTTATGTGATCGGATCAAAATGCGTCTTGGCAGTCATTTACATTTGTAGTTAGCGTTACCCACTTGTGATTGGATCTCCTGAGAtgcatgttaatgccaggtTTAAACAGGGTCACAGTCATTGTGTGATTTCAGATACAGTTTGCTGGAAGTCagagccaaaaaaacaaaacaaaaactgtcttGCTGCGTATAAAACTTACAGACTTCAAGTAATATATGGCTGTTCATTTTATTCAGTGAGATAAAATACGAATTCCCACCCTCTAATTTCTTACTGAAATCATTAGATCATTTTTACTAATAGCTTTTGATTACTAAAATCTATGGCAACATATAACACACGGTAAACtggttaaaaacacacaatcttgCTTACAATTAATCACTGAAATTGAATACTCTAGAAATGACAAATTTACAGTTGTCTTCTCTTGTTATTGCCAGTTCCAAACATTTATAAAAGCAGAGTCAGGTTCATAACTCAGctgacaacaataacaatagcAGCTGATGTAAAGAGTGTTGTTCTCATGTTGATTTACAGGTACAGCAGATTTCAAGCCAGGCTATTGGGTGGGTGTGAAGTACGATGAGCCGATGGGAAAACACGATGGCAGGTAAGAGTACTATCATGTCTTCGCTGATCGTAGTAAATAGATTTGTCTTGGTGTTTTTGcatttgactctttttttaaattatgtctcCACAGTGTTGACGGGAAGCGATATTTTGAATGTGAGAACAAATATGGTGCATTTGTGAAGCCCCTGAATGTGGTTGTGGGAGACTTCCCTGAGGAGGATTATGGTTTAGATGAGATGTAAGACTTTTACGTCTCCCTGTCAAAGAGGTAGAGTTTTTCTGCCCTGAAATTTGAGTGTCCACCTCAAGCTGTTATCCTTTCACCAAACAGAGATGATGAAAAGTCATTGTCAGCTTaacaaatgattattattttgttttgttttgtgctaCTCTGGAAGGCATGATCCAAAGAGTGGTGGCTGAAGGTCTTCCCTCTCAGTAAGGCCAAGGCAACATGAAAGAGATGACTGTCAGATAGTACATCTCTtggtgtataataataataatacaggaTAACCACGAAAGGGGAGCTTAATCCAGCAAAGTTTAATAAAggagagattttttttgttgcgTCTAGACAGCATCTAGACAGCATCGTGGAGGCTAACGTGTGGCCCTCCACTTAACGCacttcagttcaattcaattaaCTTGCTTTAGTTGTACTAGTTGCTCCTAAGCTTTCTCAAGGTGGGTCAGTTTAAATATCAGCCTCCTTTCTCCTCATTTAGTTTATATCAGTATGTACAAAGATGATTGTATATAACTATTTATAGTTAGCACTAGTTTTAGCATTTTTTGAAGACTGTAAATTGCTGAGAGTGATCCCAGGATTAGACAACTGTAGACTGAGGGAAAGATACCCCCTAAAATACTTTGACACTAAAATTATAATCAAAATCAAAGTGGTAATTTACCTTCTGTATCTGGCTAACATGGCGTCACATACATATCTCTATCAACGCAGTTTGAGTTGAGTTTGAGAAAATGTTTTCCAGCCATCAAATTAAAATTAGTCCTCAATGGTTGATTTCAGGTTTGCATTTTAGTAAGAATTACATGATAAATCTGATAAATTGAATAAATGACACACAGTCAAGAAATTCACAGTTACAGAACAACAAATTCACAGTAACGGAAGCTTCAGTcatacacagagaaacacagcagcaccacCCTCAGCTCTTTACTCACATGTCCTGGAATAACTGTGAAAGTATTCAAGGGTAGGGTTTTCCTTTCAAACGATGTTAGATTTCCTAAATGtcataatgtgtttgtgtgtaatatgtAAACAATCAATTTTAAGCTTTCCGTGTGGATATGAGATGTAATTCACCCTATTTTTCTTTGACTGAATTCCTATTATTAAAAATTGTCTGCGCTTAAATGTGTCCTGCTTATATTGAAccacattaataaaaatgtttaaaatttgAGATGCTGCTGCTCAATTTGgctatttataaaaaaataatgtgataTATATCCTCTTCAAATCAAACGAATCTGCTTAATTTAAACTGAACCCTCTTGTATACAAATAAACATTCAAATCCAAGAATACATTTGTGGATGGAAGTGTACTCTGGAAAAAAGCTCTTGGCAGCTTGTAGCTCTTGTACATCTTCCCTAAAGTTTGGCTTGGATGCCGTATCTTATTTGCCTTTTCTCTGTAGTCCTTATATTGTTTCCATCTGAACTGTGaaattaattgaaattaatTGTTCTTTAAAGAAAACTTTTAAATTACTTGATTTCATGCATTTATTAATTCCTGTTGTTCCATGTGAGcatgacacatttaaatacatgcagTTCAAATACAAACTACAAACCggtgacaaatgaaaggaaaaaccaacatcaaGTGTCTTAGTCAGGTATTGGGCCACCATGTTCTGCTACAACAGCTCCGGTGCATCTTGTTATTGATGCTAACTGAACACTATTCTTCCAAAACATATTCCCTCATTTAGTGTTTTCATGATGGTGGAGGAGAGCACTATCTAACATGGTTGGTCCAAAATCTCTCATAggttattatgatttatttaatagGGACAGATACAATATACATAGGCAGACTGAAATAGCTGTCTGATCAAAGTGTCACAGTGTTTATAGTGGATGCTAATTTGCAACACCCGTCTCTGTTCaattgggttgagatctggtgactggtGACTGTCTATggtcatcctggaagagaccactcccatcaggatagaaatgtttcatcataggataaagatgatcactcagaacaacattgtattgatttgcagtgacccttccctCAAAGAGACATGTGGATCCAAACTATTCCAGCAAAATGTCCCCCACAGCATATCATAGCCACTagttttccttttatttgtcaCCCATCTATATGTTGGCTCTTATCCctttctgtatgttttttttttaatcctgtgGCATCACCTAGATTTGTATTTAGTTTAAATTATAAGTCATTCATTGTAGATGTTTAAATCTATGTATAGTATGTTTTCCATCTGTAGCACaagcaaaaatgtatgtatgagaTTTACAATGTACCTTTTTCTAGGTatgtttttgaccaaataccacAATACACCTCTGACCACTGACGTCCAGCAGGTCAACAAGGTAACATTTTGAAACACAAGAAGGCACAACAAACACTGATACTGTTCCTGTAGCTACATGGTAAAACACATCATCTTATGTTCAGTTCGTCAATCATCAGCATGAATGTAAGTCACTCATTTTACAGTCTCCCTCTTCATTATACTGAAAACACTCAGCTGACAGTGTACATTTCAAATCAATGATATGCCTtattaatgctttattttatatttctaatCCAAAACCGTTTACTTTGAATTGAatcctttcctgtcctctgaagtttacagaagaaaaagaaaatgtggtgTTTGTGGTTTCTTTTCAGTGGATTGTCATCACCGCACAAAATACAGTGTTGACCTcctttgcttaaaaaaaactgtcaatcTCTAAGGTGCTTGTGTTACTATGTGCCAAAGGGtaatactaaataataaaaatgatttgcCAGTATATGAGCTTATCAGATTGAGTTTGTCTGTGCATGTAACACAACATGAATATGGTTTTCACTAattgtttactgtatatgtcTGAATACACAATCTGTTGATATCTGTGGAAAGTCAGTATAGTAGTCCAAAAATGTTAAGCTCATGAACTACTTCTggaagactttttaaaaaattccaCATCAAAGTTAGATGAAAATGGCGATTGTATGTatgatgtaatttaattttgattttCACTGGATGCGACTTACACAGTAAAAACAGCTGATAGATAGAGTTGAGCAAGTAGGCTAGTCTAGAAAGTACAGAgtccaaaaatgttttgaacTACTTATGGAAGAAATGGTTCCACATCCCATTTAGATGTAAAGGTTGATTTTGAACACTagataactaataataataataagtaggCTACATAGTAAAACAGTTGATAGTATTTGAGCAAGTAGTCTAAGAAGTACtgagtttaaaaatgtttggttCAACACATCAGGTTCACAAAAGGGTGTAACTTTGGTTTGGGAAGTGGGGCGGGGGACACACAAAACAATGGGTCTGGGGGTTCCTCtgccataaaaatgttttcaatttgaatctcatttcctgtattttatacatacatttaggGACAATGGGGAAACAATATCCAGGAAATAATGAAGTTGGTCATTATGATATATTGTGTCAGAAAGTATAGTAGCACCTACCTAGACTGGTAAAATCTCGACACAAACAGGATTTTGGAAAGTGTCACCAGTGGAAATGACGCCCCAGGACTGTATTACTCAAAAAGTACACAGTAAAAATGATGTTTCATTCAAGTACCAATGGGTAGTATTGGATTCGTATTAGAAGTA contains:
- the tbcb gene encoding tubulin-folding cofactor B, whose protein sequence is MDSGVTVITKPTVNVRLTSTISSFEVQRRFNRGITIADLKGKLEMVMGASPSVMDLELFGVNDKFLQKMDDNEALLGSYPVDDDCRIHVIDRSGGQMGEFTDVSKVEKFELSDDAYEKKTDTARSFMKKHRVGRFNEEEMAKKKADAAAREEEQKVAADAISVGNRCQVQVAGQPTKVGTVMYVGTADFKPGYWVGVKYDEPMGKHDGSVDGKRYFECENKYGAFVKPLNVVVGDFPEEDYGLDEM